In the Sulfitobacter pacificus genome, one interval contains:
- a CDS encoding S49 family peptidase, whose amino-acid sequence MKNWLPFVKSDPTVAVIRLAGLIGGQGPGTLNDVTLRPIIEKAFSKGKPVAVALEVNSPGGSPVQSSLIGARIRRLAEEKNIPVIAFVEDVAGSGGYWLAAAADEIYADSSSVVGSVGVISASFGLDEFIKTHGIERRIYTAGESKSMLDPFRPAAPEDVARLKTLLEDVHVNFKEHITARRKGKLPEDQDLFTGEIWLARRALELGLIDGIGHLLPVMKERFGKKVRLRSYSVKRGLLSRFSTQMVQEAVLSIEERAAYARFGL is encoded by the coding sequence ATGAAAAACTGGCTGCCTTTCGTAAAATCTGATCCGACTGTCGCTGTGATCCGCCTTGCCGGGTTGATTGGCGGGCAGGGACCCGGGACGTTGAATGACGTCACGCTGCGACCGATTATTGAAAAAGCTTTTTCCAAGGGAAAACCCGTTGCGGTGGCTTTGGAAGTGAATTCACCGGGCGGCAGCCCGGTGCAATCCTCGCTGATCGGGGCGCGCATTCGTCGACTGGCTGAGGAAAAGAACATTCCGGTTATCGCCTTTGTCGAGGATGTGGCCGGATCGGGTGGCTATTGGTTGGCCGCTGCGGCAGATGAGATTTATGCGGACAGTTCTTCGGTTGTCGGGTCAGTCGGGGTAATCTCTGCCTCCTTTGGTCTTGATGAGTTTATCAAAACCCACGGGATTGAGCGGCGGATCTATACGGCTGGCGAGTCCAAAAGCATGCTGGACCCGTTCCGCCCCGCAGCCCCGGAAGATGTAGCGCGGCTCAAGACGCTGCTTGAAGATGTCCATGTGAACTTCAAAGAGCACATCACGGCGCGGCGAAAAGGCAAATTGCCGGAAGATCAGGATCTGTTCACGGGCGAGATCTGGCTGGCCCGTCGTGCGCTTGAGCTGGGGTTGATTGATGGCATTGGCCATCTGTTGCCGGTGATGAAAGAACGTTTTGGCAAGAAGGTCAGGTTGCGCAGCTATTCTGTCAAACGCGGTCTTCTTTCGCGCTTTTCAACGCAGATGGTGCAAGAGGCGGTATTGAGTATCGAGGAACGTGCAGCCTATGCGCGGTTTGGTCTCTAA
- a CDS encoding ABC transporter permease: MNWTAVISIYLFEMHRFFRTIAQSFLAPVISTSLYFVVFGAAIGSRIQEVDGVSYGAFIVPGLIMLTVITQSISNASFGIYFPKFIGTFSELLAAPISFLEIVLGYVGAAATKALIIGVIILITAFFFVDFSIEHPIAMLTFLVLTAISFSLFGFILGIWAGNFEQLQIVPLLIVTPLVFLGGSFYSISMLPSVWQSISMFNPVVYLISGFRWAFYGAADVPIVTSLLAIGVFTGICLYVIWWIFRTGWRIRD, from the coding sequence ATGAACTGGACAGCGGTAATATCCATCTACCTGTTTGAAATGCATCGGTTCTTCCGCACGATTGCACAAAGCTTTCTTGCGCCGGTTATTTCGACTTCGCTGTATTTTGTGGTCTTCGGGGCGGCCATCGGCAGCCGCATTCAAGAGGTTGACGGGGTAAGTTACGGGGCCTTTATCGTGCCGGGGCTGATTATGTTGACGGTCATCACCCAGTCGATTTCAAACGCGTCTTTCGGCATCTATTTCCCGAAATTCATCGGGACATTTTCTGAACTGTTGGCCGCGCCGATCAGCTTTCTGGAAATTGTGCTGGGCTATGTGGGGGCCGCCGCGACCAAGGCACTGATCATCGGGGTTATCATCCTGATCACCGCCTTCTTTTTTGTCGATTTCAGCATTGAACATCCGATTGCAATGCTGACCTTCCTTGTCCTCACCGCCATCAGCTTTTCACTGTTCGGCTTTATCCTTGGCATCTGGGCGGGGAATTTTGAACAGCTTCAGATCGTGCCGCTGTTGATCGTCACACCTTTGGTTTTTCTGGGCGGATCGTTCTATTCCATCTCGATGCTGCCTTCTGTTTGGCAGTCGATTTCGATGTTTAACCCGGTGGTCTATCTGATCTCTGGCTTTCGTTGGGCGTTTTACGGGGCGGCGGATGTGCCGATTGTCACCAGCCTGCTTGCCATCGGTGTCTTCACCGGCATTTGCCTCTATGTGATCTGGTGGATATTCAGGACCGGATGGCGCATCCGCGATTAA
- a CDS encoding ABC transporter ATP-binding protein, translating to MRNIVEIKDLKKSYKGGFEALKGVTLDIREGEILALLGPNGAGKTTLISTVCGITTASSGTVAVGGHDIKDDYRAARSMIGLVPQEINLEPFERVINTVRFSRGLFGKAGDDGTMEKVLRQLSLWDKKDSQIRELSGGMKRRVLIAKALSHDPRVLFLDEPTAGVDVELRKDMWEIVAGLKAAGVTIILTTHYIEEAEAIADRVGVIAKGELMLVEDKDKLMARMGQKELEVQLSAPLSEIPPALQSDDLRLSKDGALIYTYDTRAERTGITSLLAAVAKEGLTLRDLVTRQSSLEEIFVNLVHKGDPKTGAEDAA from the coding sequence ATGCGGAACATAGTCGAGATCAAAGACCTCAAGAAATCCTATAAGGGTGGTTTTGAGGCGCTCAAGGGTGTCACACTGGACATTCGCGAAGGCGAAATTCTGGCGCTTCTCGGACCGAATGGCGCTGGAAAAACAACTCTGATTTCAACGGTTTGCGGAATTACCACGGCCAGTTCGGGGACGGTTGCGGTTGGCGGGCATGACATCAAGGATGATTATCGCGCAGCGCGCTCGATGATCGGGCTGGTGCCGCAGGAGATCAATCTGGAACCCTTTGAGCGGGTGATCAACACAGTGCGGTTTTCACGCGGGTTGTTTGGCAAAGCGGGTGATGATGGCACCATGGAGAAAGTCCTGCGCCAGCTGTCGCTCTGGGACAAGAAAGACAGTCAGATCAGAGAGCTTTCGGGCGGCATGAAGCGGCGCGTTTTGATTGCCAAGGCGCTGTCACATGACCCGCGGGTGTTGTTTCTGGATGAACCCACTGCTGGCGTTGACGTGGAGCTTCGCAAGGACATGTGGGAAATTGTTGCAGGGCTGAAGGCGGCGGGTGTGACGATCATCCTGACCACCCATTACATTGAAGAAGCCGAGGCCATTGCCGACCGTGTCGGGGTGATTGCCAAGGGTGAGCTGATGCTGGTTGAGGATAAGGACAAGCTGATGGCCCGGATGGGCCAGAAGGAGCTGGAGGTGCAGCTGAGTGCTCCGCTTTCAGAGATCCCACCGGCCTTGCAATCAGACGACCTGCGCCTATCGAAAGACGGGGCGTTGATCTACACCTATGACACACGCGCCGAACGGACAGGCATCACATCCCTGCTGGCCGCTGTTGCCAAAGAGGGGCTGACCCTGCGCGATCTGGTGACGCGCCAATCCAGTCTTGAGGAGATATTTGTGAACCTTGTCCATAAGGGTGACCCCAAGACCGGCGCGGAGGATGCGGCATGA
- a CDS encoding CoxG family protein, producing MQMSDTRQIAVPPAQVYAALLDPEMLKNCVPGAQEVTGSVEEGFTATVVQKVGPVKATFKGEVTISDLVPDTSLKIDGTGKGGAAGFAKGGAEVRLVGKDGGTELTYDVEAKVGGKLAQLGSRIIDGFAKKMADQFFQNLQSTLEGPADDVADAGEEAPAKKGWFGRSKE from the coding sequence ATGCAAATGTCCGACACCCGCCAGATTGCTGTCCCGCCCGCGCAGGTCTATGCCGCGCTGTTGGATCCTGAAATGTTGAAAAACTGCGTGCCCGGTGCGCAAGAGGTTACCGGTTCGGTGGAGGAAGGTTTTACCGCCACTGTGGTTCAGAAAGTTGGACCAGTGAAGGCAACCTTCAAAGGGGAGGTAACCATTTCCGATCTGGTGCCTGACACCTCGTTGAAAATTGACGGTACGGGCAAAGGGGGGGCTGCGGGTTTTGCCAAGGGCGGTGCGGAAGTGCGGCTGGTTGGCAAGGATGGCGGCACAGAGCTGACCTATGATGTGGAGGCCAAGGTGGGCGGCAAGCTTGCCCAATTGGGCAGCCGGATCATTGACGGTTTTGCCAAAAAGATGGCGGACCAGTTTTTCCAGAACCTGCAATCCACACTGGAGGGCCCTGCGGATGATGTGGCGGACGCCGGTGAAGAGGCCCCGGCGAAAAAAGGCTGGTTTGGGCGCTCAAAAGAGTAA
- a CDS encoding NADPH:quinone oxidoreductase family protein — MRAMQVTAYDQPLSMQEIDMPRPRAGEVLVRIDACGMNFGDTLMIKGTYQEKPPLPFTIGMELAGTVTEVGADVTDLAKGQRVAAYAGIGGLAEYAAIPAEICVPIPDEMPSVDAAAFLIAYGTSHVALDYRAGLKAGESLLVLGASGGVGLTAVELGKLMGAEVIACARGAEKLQVCKAAGADHLIDCETDDIRAIVKELGGADVVYDPVGGDQFKAAMRACNPEARLLPLGFASGEVPQIPANILLVKNLTVIGLYWGAYAKLRPSVLTDSFKTLFDWYVAGKLSPHVSNVLPLDRANDALDLLRRREATGKVVVQIA, encoded by the coding sequence ATGCGCGCCATGCAAGTCACCGCTTATGACCAACCGCTTTCGATGCAGGAAATCGACATGCCAAGGCCAAGGGCGGGTGAGGTGCTGGTCAGGATTGATGCCTGCGGGATGAATTTTGGCGATACTCTGATGATCAAGGGCACCTATCAGGAGAAACCGCCCCTGCCGTTCACCATCGGCATGGAACTGGCCGGTACGGTGACCGAGGTGGGTGCTGATGTCACAGACCTTGCCAAGGGGCAGCGGGTGGCTGCCTACGCCGGGATTGGCGGATTGGCTGAATATGCCGCGATACCTGCCGAAATTTGCGTGCCGATCCCGGATGAAATGCCGTCGGTCGACGCGGCCGCCTTTTTGATCGCCTATGGCACCAGCCATGTGGCGCTGGACTATCGGGCAGGGCTGAAGGCGGGCGAAAGCCTGTTGGTGCTGGGGGCCTCCGGTGGTGTGGGGCTGACGGCAGTGGAATTGGGCAAGCTGATGGGCGCGGAGGTCATCGCCTGCGCGCGCGGCGCTGAAAAGCTGCAGGTGTGCAAGGCCGCCGGCGCGGACCACCTGATTGATTGTGAAACCGATGATATTCGCGCCATCGTCAAGGAGTTGGGCGGCGCTGATGTGGTTTATGACCCGGTTGGCGGGGACCAGTTCAAAGCCGCGATGCGGGCCTGCAATCCAGAGGCGCGGCTGCTGCCGCTTGGCTTTGCTAGTGGTGAGGTGCCGCAAATCCCTGCAAATATCCTGCTGGTCAAGAACCTGACCGTGATCGGGCTCTATTGGGGTGCCTATGCCAAGCTGCGCCCCTCGGTCTTGACCGACAGTTTCAAAACCCTGTTTGACTGGTATGTTGCGGGCAAGCTAAGCCCCCATGTCAGCAACGTTCTGCCGCTGGATCGTGCAAATGACGCGCTTGATCTCTTGCGCAGGCGTGAAGCCACGGGCAAGGTTGTGGTCCAGATCGCCTGA